From the Malassezia vespertilionis chromosome 5, complete sequence genome, the window accctaaccctaaccctaaccctaaccctaaccctaaccctaaccctaaccctaaccctaaccctaaccctaaccctaaccctaaccctaaccctaaccctaaccctgTCTACTAAACTCAACTAACTCTCGATGGTACTATGTGTTCGTAATCGTTTACCATTGCATTAAGAACTGCTTTTTTCTCGGTTGAATAGTTTACATTGTATTTTGAAAAAAAAATGGTTACTTGGGTCGGCATGTGTTTACTAATATGCCAAGAAATTTAACGCACGTTGCATAGTTTAAATCTGCACTTCAATTTTTTTGTGCAGTCTCTGGTCAATCATACGTTGAGTACTCGCAAATCGTTCTACTCAAGAAAAATATGCCAAGAATTACATTAGCAATCACTATTCAGCTTCAAATCTTAATAGCACAGCCCTGTTTCACAGCCGCGCCGAAAGCGTGATGCTCTTAAAATTAATCCAATGGTTGTGCTCCCTTAATAAAGCACGTGTGCACGGACGCAGATTAACACTGCCACTCGTTTTCTCAAAATGCATTCTTGGCATTGTTATGGCGCAACATTCTAGAATTGGCCTTTTCCAGGATGTAGTATAGGTCGTTAAAAGTCAGACTATCTCATGTAGCCCCCACCCTATCCTATTTATGCGGAAGGAGATTGATTTGGAAAAGGTGATTGAGCTTCCTGATAGCCAAAGAAGCGAATATGGTGACACAACTTTCCCAAAACAGTTCCTCCCCGAGTTGCAATCATGGGAAGATATAGCACCCAATGATTTATTTCAGGCGTTTCAAGAAAGCAATGCGATTGACGACAAAAGTTCGATTTACAGTCATCATCAATGCAACGAGCCAAGAAAGAGCGCAGAAAGCGAAAGAGAAAGTGGCTTAAAAGAAAAGCTGGATCCGCATCTAGTTACATTCGATGACTATGACATCAAGCAAAATCCACGGAAATGGAATTACTCGTATCGAATGTTTCTTGTGTTTGTCGTTTCCTGTTACACCTTTCTCAGCCCTCTTTCAAGCACAGCAAACGTCCCTGCGCTGGATGTATTAAGGCGCGAATTCAATGTGAATTCCTTCGTCATTGGTAACATGATGATGTCTTCATCGATGCTCGCTTTCGTTATTGCCCCCAGCTTCTATGCGCCCCTTAGTGAGCGCTACGGACGAAAGTATATTTTGCATGTATCCAACATCATCTTCCTGATCTTCAATGTCTTCTGTGGCCTGTCCAAAAACGCAACACAAATGATTGTTCTCCGTTTCTTTGCCGGTGCCGCCGGTGTCGCATCTGTTACCATTGGGCCTGGTGTTGTCGCAGACCTGTTCGAgcccgaggagcgcggcgcagccatGTCTTTGTATACTTTATCTCCCATATTAGGCCCTTGCATTGGGCCCATTTATGCCGGCTGGATCATTCAAGCATATGGCGAGGATAAGTGGCCGTGGATCTTCTGGACTTCGACAATGATAGGTGCTGCCATCACCGTGTTAGGTCTTTTCACGCTTAAAGAAACGTACACGCCAGTGCTGTTAGAACGCAAAGCACAAAAGCTGCGTAAGGAAACTGGGAACGATGGGTACCACACGATTTTCACCCTAAAAGAAACACTTGGACAGCGTGTTCTTCATGGGCTCTTGCGCCCTGTCATCTTTTACTTTACCCAGCCGGTTATCTTTGTGGTCTGCACGTATCAAGCATTAATGTTTGGATGTCAGTACCTCTTGCTTGCATCCTTTTCTCGCGTGTACAAGGAAGAATACGGAGAGCCACCTGGCATTGCGTCTTTGCATTACATTGCCATGGCGGTCGGTTTCCTCGTCACTGGCCAAGTCGGTGGACTCTGGACTGACTGGAACTACCGTCGCTTGAAAACAAAAAATAACCATATCGGCAAACCCGAGTACAAGCTGCCGTTGCTGATTGTCACTGGTATCTTTATGCCAGCAGGGCTGCTCTTGTACGGATGGACAGTGGAGTACCGCGTACACTGGATAGTACCAGACATTGGTATTTTTATCTTGGCATGTGGCCTGCGGGCGACCATGTTTATTAGCCCGCTGTATCTTACAGACTCTGTGACGATGTatgcggcgtcggcgtccGCCGCAGCTGTCATGACCCGCGGCCTTTTCTCGTTCACATTTCCACTGTTTGCGCCCAATATGTACGCAGCCCTAGGACAAGGTTGGGGTAATAGTATACTGGCGCTTGCCACAGCGTGCCTGGGGTTGCCCGCTCCATTTATTTTGTACAAATATGGGGAACAGCTTCGCTTGCGTTCTTCATACTCCAACCGCGGAATGGAGCTGATGACATAAAAACTACCAGTGGCATTTATTTCATTGTGGCAACCATGTCACAGAATGTAGATATTGCAAATAAAGACATTTCCATCATACGCATGTGCTTGGCATCACGCACTGGCGGCGATAAATTGCGTGAGGCCCAACAGTCGCCTAGAATTATTCAGGGAGTACGACGCCAACAATACGCACTTGCCCAATTTGGACATTTTTACTTGTGGAGGCCAACAGCAACACGGGTGATGCGTGGCCGATCCAACAATACATGTTCTGCAATACAAATCCTAAAATACTACTCAAGCGAATTGCGCCCTTTTGTCTCGTCTCGTCTCGTCTCCTTCTCTTCAattttgcgccgccatttTGCGCCAAAGCGCATCACCAGCTCAATCATGGGTATAGGTAAAATAAAGCTTACAATGCCAAACAGCGTAAAAGTCCATCCTTCGCCCCAGGCGTCAATCACATATTGTACAGCTGCAACGAAAGCAGCACCAAGCAAACATCGTCCAATATTGAGTGCCGCAGTCACAGATGCTGCACGGCCTGGGACCAAGTCTACCAGAATTGTCTGCACTGCATTGAAATAAAGGATGGAGAAGCAACTCAGAATAAATTGAAACACCATTGGTGCCGCAATATGGATTCTCTTGTCTAGCAGCCAACCATTGATAATCACAGTCGCATGTAATACAGCACTGTATATGTGTATATGCTTCAACCTTGTCTTGTGCAAATCCAACAGAGGACCATGCTTACGAAAAGCGTATTTGTAGTTCCGGTCGAGCAACTTGCCCGAAATCACAGCGCCCACCAcgctgccgacgccaaTAGAAATATAGCATAAACCAGATTCAATCGGATTATAGCCATACTTTCCCGTGAGTGTCGGCGATAACGAGCTCGATACCATGGTGAACACGGCGAATGGAAATGCAAACGAAGTAATCATCAAAGCAATGTCTGCGTGAGCATACATACGCCAGGGCTTATCAAAGCCCATGGAGCGCAAATTGAGCCGCGGAGGCATCTTCATAAGCTCTGGCTCGGTGCCTGCACGCCAAAGCGGCAAAGGAACCACCGTTCGCCAAATAGAAACCCGTTTACAAGACCCATTCCCCACAAGAGCACGGAGCGATTCCGGAAGAAAGAGAATCATAAATACAAGGTAAACACCGCCAAATGCAGAGAGAAAAAAGAAGACTGCGTGCCACCCCCAGCGCTTGGAGAGAAGGCCGCCGACAATAGGCCCCACGGCGGGCCCAATTAGTGTTCCTGTTTGGAAGTACCCCATGTACGACCCGCGCTTTTTTCGCTGAGAAACGTCGCTAATGCATCCTGCACCAATGGAAATAGCACTACTCGCACCGCAAGCTTGAAGCATACGAAGGACAAGCAGAAGCCAGTACGTATTCGTGAAAGAGAGGCCCAAGTTTGCTGCTAAAAATACATGAAACGTAAGAATTAGTATCGGTCGCCGCCCGTACGTGTCTGAGAGTGGCGCCCAAAAAGAAGGCGATAATCCTTGGAAAATCATATATGTTGTGACAGAGACCAACGTCTCGCCATTGTCAATACCTAGGTCCTTGGATATGCTAGGCACTGCAGGCATGTAGATATTAATCGCAAATGGACTCATGAATGCAGTCGTAGAAGCCGCGACAACAATAAATGTTTTTATAGCGGGCCGAAATGCCGAAAAAACCGTTTCGTCCTCGTCAACGTCGTCGACATCTTTTACGCATTCTTCTCGCGGAAAATCGAAAGGATCGGCACATGTAATGGATGAGCCTGTGTCCGAAGCACCACACTGTCGCATTTCCGTCTGATCTGGTGCACTGATTCGCGTGACAGGCCCAATGCTACCCATGACGCCGTCCACGCCGCCACAGTTGGATGCTGCACTGCTCAGTGACTAGGAATTTTTAGCTCCACGTGCTGTGAGCAAACTTTGTTTGCACGTGGCTGCGCGaacgagcggcgcggtgcagcgctggtAGTTTAAGCAGCCCAAGCTACAGGATGGATGCAAGCGTGCATGCTACACGATCTATACACCGCTACATACAAGTACATCATGGAGCTACATGGCCCAATCCCCATCGGCCAATCGTTTCCATAGCCTGCTCATCACAAACTGCAATTTGCTCGTCATCAAGCAAAGAGGACAGCATTGACCAAGGGTTCTTACCCCCCCCATGCTGGAGCATTTCCTTTTTGAACTTCTCGCCTGCCTCGCGCGACAAAGGGTTACCAGAAAATAATTTttgccaaacgcgcgctgcaatggCACGGTCAAACAGGTAGCTGTAGTACGTCGCGCCGTACCCAAACAAATGGCCAAACTGCCCTTGCCAGGTCGAATTCGGAACGACGGGGAACATACCCATTTGCGACTGGAGTTCCTCAAGCCCAGCAACTGTGCTGAACCCAGGCTCGCCCACACGTTCCGAATGGTACCACTGGTCTAAAGCAGCGAGCAAGATctgctgctgtgcatccaAAGCATCCAGTTTGCTGTTCGTGTGCAGGTGTGCTACCAGAAGATTGTAAGGCaacggtgcgccgctcttgtGGTGGTGTGCCGCCAGCTGAATCACATTTTTGTCGGTCAAAAAGTGTTCCATGAGAATGGAAGGCAGCTCGACCAAATCAGTTGCACATCGTGTTCCAGACACGTTGTGGAACTCGGTACGGCCAATCATGGAATGCACCGCGTGCCCCATTTCGTGGAAAAGAGTCTCGACCTCGTGCCAGCGGAGGAGACTAATGCCGCCATGAAAGGGTGAGGGCCATTGGAAATCGGTCATGAGCACGACCACGGGCTGCTGGAAGACACCGGTGCGTCCTGGCGAGGTAACAGGCTTCACATTCAAAAGGTTCGACATATCGATATCCTGCGGCATACCATTGGCCCAGCCAAGCTTCATATCGCATTCCGTATCGTCCATATCGACACGGcgggagcagcgcacggtaTAATGAGCGGCACTCGACGGCTTTCCCGGGCGCGAAAACAAATCACAATAAATCGTGCCGATCACGCCGCCCTCATTCTCGTCCACGACGTCGAGTTTAAGCACGTCTGGGCTCCACAGCTCGCCCGGCTGGACGGACGCAGCGCGGAAATGAATGCCGTACAATAGATAAAAAAGACGCGAAAGCCCTGTAAAGACGGAGCCGAGCGATAGGTACGGCGAAAGCGAAGGCAAGTCTGATGCTCGgtgtgcgcgtgcgtacgCTTCTGCGTAAAAATCGCGATCCCACGCCTGAAGCGCGGGTGGTTGTTGGGAACCCTCCTCTAATTTTTGCTTCATTGCAGACATCTTCTCCAAGAGCGACTGTGCTGCGggctgctgtgcctgcgAGATAATGCGCAAAAAGTTTTCCACATTGCGTGGCGTGCCGGCCATCTTGTCTACCAGCGTCATCTCGGcaaagctgcgcttgcctGTAAGCTTACTCAGgttgtcgcgcgcctttaAAAGTGACTCCAAGATCGCAACGGGGTTATGCCGGCCTGTATAGCTGGCCATGTATGCAAGGCGCCTTGCCTGCGAATTCGGCGCGTGTTTACTGATGCAATGCGCTTCCCATGAGTTGGGTACCACGGCAATCACGTTCCGGCGCCGATTGTACTCTGCGCTCGACATGAGCGTCGAGAGCAATTGACTGTCCATCCCctcgagcaagtcgacTGGGATTTCTGTGACACTGTCCGGTGCACTGGCGCTCGTATCCTGCAAAAAGGCACGGCCGAGCACGAGAATTTGGTCGCTGAGCTCTACAAACCGCTCACGCTCCTGAGGCGGAAGGTGAATACCAGACTTTTCAAAGTCGCGCAGGAAAATAATAGCgacagcgcgcgcctcctCCGATAGCGACTGCCACACAGCATGGTCATCCATGGCACGCTTGAGCGCGACGTAAAGCCCTGTGTGTGTGTTGAGAATATTCATGAAATTACACAGATGCTCATAAGCCGCATTTGCCGCGTCTGCCCAAGTGGGGTCGGGGTGTGCGTGGCGGACAAGCTCGGCCATGTCAATCACCCCGCACAAAAGGTCGCTGAGCCGGTCGAGGCTGCgtacgacgcgccgcagctcgtccataCCGACATCCTCttctccagcgcgcgctATGCGGTTCACAAGCAACTGTGCTCGATAGAGCGTCgtctgcgcaagcgtcAAAAACGCGCGGGGCTCGCGTAGAGCCTCAATTTTAAAAAGGCCCGTCGGCGGCCCCGCGACATCGCGGCCTGACTCACCGCTCCGGGGCTTGTTCAGCAAGTTGCATAGCAGAGCATGATCTTTTTCAATCATGGGTGGCACGCCGACTTCCAGCGCATTCGTCTCCGAGGCTTGCGAGCGCGACATATGAAGGTTGCGTGTGGGGTTCCAAAGGTGCACACCGGGttgctccagcgcctcgctcgAGCGCTCCAGCTTAGACAAGCATCGCGTCGTGTGCAGCGATGCTCTGCAAGAAATTCGCGCTATAGACCAATCGTTCAACGCATGTCCGCACACTCGGAGCATGTCGGTGTTTTGGAGAAGAAAAGAAGCGTGCTTTAAAATAGGGTCGTCACCAGGAGCCACGTGCACGTGGAGTGCCACGCTACGTCGCTACGGACTAAAAGCGCACAGCAGCTGCTTTCTCGGTGCTGGTCAATGGAACGCGATGGCCGACAAGATGCCTGATATCCTTGATGCCGTATCGAATCATGGTAGGACGCTCCAGACTGAGTCCCCAGCCAAGGACGTTGACTCCCTCGGGAATCCCCATCGGGCGCAGCATCTCAGGGCGGAACATGCCGCTGTTGCCAATCTCGACCCACTTCTTGAGCCCCTCGTGGTAGGAAAAGATCTCCAAGCTCGGTTCGGTATATGGATTATAGGCAGGCTTGAAACGCAAATTGTTGACACCCATCTTGGCAAAGAAAACCTCCATGAACCCAATCAAGTCGCCCAACGTGAGGCTGTAGTCCGCGACCACTCCCTCTACTTGATGGAATTCGGCGAGATGTGTGGCGTCGGTCGACTCGTTGCGAAAGACACGGTCAATACTGAACAGCTTCGCGGGCCTGAACCCACCCGGCTGGTTCGCAATTGCGTACAGCATCGCAGCCGAGACGGCCGTCGTGTGTGTGCGCAGGACCAGCTTTTCGGTGACCTCGCGATCGAAAGGGTAGCGGTAGCCAATTGATCCAAATGCGCCCTTCTCGTGCACCTCAACGACGCGCTTCAGATACTCCTCTGGGAGTTCCTGCGCGGCCGGCGGGTCCGCGACGAAAAATGTATCTTGGACATCGCGCGCAGGGTGCTGCTGTGGGACAAAGATCGAGTCAAAGCACCAGAAACTCGAGTCAACAAACCGATTTGTAGGCATCTCAGTAAAGCCCATCTCGAAGAAAATGTTGCGGAACTCTTGGCGGACTTTCAAGAGAGGATGCAATGCGCCCGCTGTAGGTACGGCGCCTTCGGCGTTAAAGTTGTACCCCTTAAAATCAGCATTTTTCCACGAGCCTGTGGCCAGCATATCTGCCGTCAAATCCGTTTCCAGTTTCTGGATGGTAAGCGCGAAAGCAGGTCCCTTGGTAATGCTAAAATAGAGCAGCTTGCGGTTTCCCAGCATCTTGCGTTTCTTTAGCTCAACAACCTTTTTCTCGTCCTTGAGTCCGCCTGTCTTGgcaatctcgcgcagctcaaGACGTGTGTCATCGGTGAGCGCATTGGCAAACGCTtccgtgcgcgcaaagctgcCATCCGGGCGCCGGCAAGCGATTTTGTTGCggaatgcacgcgcctgtGCTTGCTTAAATGTATCCGCACCCAGTGCGTCCACTAGCTCCGCTTGTGCAATGCCCTGCTCGGTGGACGCAGGGAGCAACGACCACAGGCGGTATTCCGGTGAGCCTAGACGCACACATTCGCGCCCGTCCAGAGTGAGGAAGAGCGGCTGTGCATCGACGTTGGAAAACTTGATCATCTCCTTGCTTTGAAGGCTCAACAGAGTGCCCTGGAGCCCAAGCTGCCACTGCGCAGCTGCCTTGTGCATGGCATCTTCTtcggcaagcgcctgcTGATCCTGCTCTGCAGACGTGCTCTGCTCGATTCGAGCGAGCGACTCTTCCAGGCCGCATGGCTGTACCGGAGATATGGTGCGCGAGTCGCTTATCTCGCCACCCGGAGCGGCATCAATGAGTGCTAGCACCtcttctgcgcgcggcgcttgttgGGCCATGGCGAAAGGAAGGACACCCAGCGATACGCACGTGATCATCCGTGCAccgagcaccgcgcgcgctgccagTGGAGGCCATGGCAGAGAGCGTCGCGTTTGAGGATCTAGGTGTGTTACTGCACACGGTAACTAACCGCAGCGGAAGGGGCGCATTTTGTGACTGGGAcaagcgatgcacagcgcaatgcgatgctggagcagcgcaagtcggcgcggcgtttgGCCGTACCGACAAACGATGTCCAAgtccgcgcgcggctccGCGAATACGGCGAACCAATGACGGTCTttgcggagcgcgaaggcgatcggcgcgcgcgtttgcaaGAGGTGATGATGGTGCAAGGGAGTAGCACGTTGAAAAACATTCCGCAGGCAGCCGACGAGGACTGGTCTGAAGACGAAGAAGAATTCTTTACCGAAGGCGACGCAGCGttgcttgccgcgcggcggcgcatggctgcgttttcgcttgcgcgtgcgaaaaGGCGTATTGCCAACCAGCGTGTGCAGGCCAAGATACCGATGCAGCAAGtggccgcagcgcgcaaagccgTGCTTGACCCGCTGAAAGCGTACGCAAGTCTTGGGTCGCAAGTTGGTGGTGAGCGGCCCATTTCTGTCGTGCGATTTTCTCCCGACGCACAGCTCCTTGCTACTGGAAGCTGGTCCGGCAATGCCGCATTGTGGAGTGTGCCTGATGCTTCGCAGAAAGCAACgtacgtcgcgcacgaAGACCGCGTTACCGGCCTAGCTTGGCATCCGCGCGCAACGATCGGCCAGTCGAGTGCGGCTGTGAACCTTGGCACGGGTGGGGGCGACGGAATGGTGAATTTGTGGTCGCTTGACAGCGAACAGccactgcggcgcatggcggGCCACGAAGCgcgtgtcgcgcgcattgcattCCATCCCATGGGCGATTATTTGGCGAGTGCATCGTTTGATGGGACATGGCGACTATGGGATGTGGAGAGTGGCCAAACGCTCATGGTGCAAGAGGGTCACAGCCGCGAGGTATACGCGGTTGATTTTCAATGCGATGGCGCTTTGCTTGTGTCTGGAGGACTGGATGCCATTGGGCGCGTCTGGGACACACGCACTGGCCGCACGGCCATGGTGCTCGAtggccacgcgcgcgaaattCTCTCGGCAGTATTTGCGCCGAACGGGTACCAAATCGCGACCGCGTCTGGCGACGATACGATACGGATCTGGGATATGCGCAAGCTTTCCAGCATTTACACGATCCCAGCGCACCGATCGTCTGTCTCGGATGTACGCTTTTACTATGCTGGGAATGAGCGTGCGCCCGTTCCGCCAAGTTGGACCTCACGTACCGATCCGATGGACGTCGAGAGCGATACGGgggcgcgcgacgcggatGCGCCACTGCATGTCAACACAGCTGGTCTGTACTTGGCTTCATCTGGGTACGATGGATTGGTAAAAGTATGGAGTGCAGACGACTGGCAGCTCACAACGTCGCTCAGCGGCGACTCCGGCAAAGTCATGAGCGTGGACATCAGCGCGGATGGCAAGTACCTAGCCAGTGGGGAGTGGGCACGCACGTTCAAGTTGTGGGGCGATTTATAGTCTACATACTATTGTACAAGTGCTGGTAGCACAGCTAATCGGTGTGCATGCCCATCGACATGCCTTCGGACGGGACAAGCGCGGTTTTGCGAGGGGCGCGGGCTTTGGTGCGCTCGGCCACACGCGCATCGCGGTCTTGCGAAGCTTGCATAGCACGACGTAGGTGCTGGttgcgatgcacagcaagaCGGTCGACCTCTTTTGCCTTTGTCTTGACGCTGCCGCCGGCAGCCTtggccatgcgcgcgcggtaaaatgcgcgctcgcggcgtgccttgaTTTGCATGATACGATCCATGGCACTGATCGTTGCAGTGACGAGCTCGCGGTTGTAGCGAACAGGAATGTTGCGGCGTTTCTCGAACTCGAGCGTGGAATCGACCGTCATTTCCTTTCCCGACGCT encodes:
- a CDS encoding uncharacterized protein (TransMembrane:12 (i107-127o147-167i179-199o205-230i242-265o271-291i338-364o384-405i426-446o458-478i485-507o519-540i); COG:S; EggNog:ENOG503NWFT), whose translation is MRKEIDLEKVIELPDSQRSEYGDTTFPKQFLPELQSWEDIAPNDLFQAFQESNAIDDKSSIYSHHQCNEPRKSAESERESGLKEKLDPHLVTFDDYDIKQNPRKWNYSYRMFLVFVVSCYTFLSPLSSTANVPALDVLRREFNVNSFVIGNMMMSSSMLAFVIAPSFYAPLSERYGRKYILHVSNIIFLIFNVFCGLSKNATQMIVLRFFAGAAGVASVTIGPGVVADLFEPEERGAAMSLYTLSPILGPCIGPIYAGWIIQAYGEDKWPWIFWTSTMIGAAITVLGLFTLKETYTPVLLERKAQKLRKETGNDGYHTIFTLKETLGQRVLHGLLRPVIFYFTQPVIFVVCTYQALMFGCQYLLLASFSRVYKEEYGEPPGIASLHYIAMAVGFLVTGQVGGLWTDWNYRRLKTKNNHIGKPEYKLPLLIVTGIFMPAGLLLYGWTVEYRVHWIVPDIGIFILACGLRATMFISPLYLTDSVTMYAASASAAAVMTRGLFSFTFPLFAPNMYAALGQGWGNSILALATACLGLPAPFILYKYGEQLRLRSSYSNRGMELMT
- a CDS encoding uncharacterized protein (EggNog:ENOG503NU52; COG:S; TransMembrane:12 (i67-85o105-122i134-151o157-180i192-214o220-242i298-321o341-362i387-405o411-432i444-470o476-498i)) — its product is MGSIGPVTRISAPDQTEMRQCGASDTGSSITCADPFDFPREECVKDVDDVDEDETVFSAFRPAIKTFIVVAASTTAFMSPFAINIYMPAVPSISKDLGIDNGETLVSVTTYMIFQGLSPSFWAPLSDTYGRRPILILTFHVFLAANLGLSFTNTYWLLLVLRMLQACGASSAISIGAGCISDVSQRKKRGSYMGYFQTGTLIGPAVGPIVGGLLSKRWGWHAVFFFLSAFGGVYLVFMILFLPESLRALVGNGSCKRVSIWRTVVPLPLWRAGTEPELMKMPPRLNLRSMGFDKPWRMYAHADIALMITSFAFPFAVFTMVSSSLSPTLTGKYGYNPIESGLCYISIGVGSVVGAVISGKLLDRNYKYAFRKHGPLLDLHKTRLKHIHIYSAVLHATVIINGWLLDKRIHIAAPMVFQFILSCFSILYFNAVQTILVDLVPGRAASVTAALNIGRCLLGAAFVAAVQYVIDAWGEGWTFTLFGIVSFILPIPMIELVMRFGAKWRRKIEEKETRRDETKGRNSLE
- the OCT1 gene encoding mitochondrial intermediate peptidase (COG:O; MEROPS:MER0001156; EggNog:ENOG503NU5K; BUSCO:EOG09260JJW); this encodes MLRLERSSEALEQPGVHLWNPTRNLHMSRSQASETNALEVGVPPMIEKDHALLCNLLNKPRSGESGRDVAGPPTGLFKIEALREPRAFLTLAQTTLYRAQLLVNRIARAGEEDVGMDELRRVVRSLDRLSDLLCGVIDMAELVRHAHPDPTWADAANAAYEHLCNFMNILNTHTGLYVALKRAMDDHAVWQSLSEEARAVAIIFLRDFEKSGIHLPPQERERFVELSDQILVLGRAFLQDTSASAPDSVTEIPVDLLEGMDSQLLSTLMSSAEYNRRRNVIAVVPNSWEAHCISKHAPNSQARRLAYMASYTGRHNPVAILESLLKARDNLSKLTGKRSFAEMTLVDKMAGTPRNVENFLRIISQAQQPAAQSLLEKMSAMKQKLEEGSQQPPALQAWDRDFYAEAYARAHRASDLPSLSPYLSLGSVFTGLSRLFYLLYGIHFRAASVQPGELWSPDVLKLDVVDENEGGVIGTIYCDLFSRPGKPSSAAHYTVRCSRRVDMDDTECDMKLGWANGMPQDIDMSNLLNVKPVTSPGRTGVFQQPVVVLMTDFQWPSPFHGGISLLRWHEVETLFHEMGHAVHSMIGRTEFHNVSGTRCATDLVELPSILMEHFLTDKNVIQLAAHHHKSGAPLPYNLLVAHLHTNSKLDALDAQQQILLAALDQWYHSERVGEPGFSTVAGLEELQSQMGMFPVVPNSTWQGQFGHLFGYGATYYSYLFDRAIAARVWQKLFSGNPLSREAGEKFKKEMLQHGGGKNPWSMLSSLLDDEQIAVCDEQAMETIGRWGLGHVAP
- the FRS2 gene encoding phenylalanine--tRNA ligase (BUSCO:EOG09261RU1; COG:J; EggNog:ENOG503NTY7); this translates as MAQQAPRAEEVLALIDAAPGGEISDSRTISPVQPCGLEESLARIEQSTSAEQDQQALAEEDAMHKAAAQWQLGLQGTLLSLQSKEMIKFSNVDAQPLFLTLDGRECVRLGSPEYRLWSLLPASTEQGIAQAELVDALGADTFKQAQARAFRNKIACRRPDGSFARTEAFANALTDDTRLELREIAKTGGLKDEKKVVELKKRKMLGNRKLLYFSITKGPAFALTIQKLETDLTADMLATGSWKNADFKGYNFNAEGAVPTAGALHPLLKVRQEFRNIFFEMGFTEMPTNRFVDSSFWCFDSIFVPQQHPARDVQDTFFVADPPAAQELPEEYLKRVVEVHEKGAFGSIGYRYPFDREVTEKLVLRTHTTAVSAAMLYAIANQPGGFRPAKLFSIDRVFRNESTDATHLAEFHQVEGVVADYSLTLGDLIGFMEVFFAKMGVNNLRFKPAYNPYTEPSLEIFSYHEGLKKWVEIGNSGMFRPEMLRPMGIPEGVNVLGWGLSLERPTMIRYGIKDIRHLVGHRVPLTSTEKAAAVRF
- a CDS encoding uncharacterized protein (EggNog:ENOG503NVIW; BUSCO:EOG09262CXO; COG:A) gives rise to the protein MAESVAFEDLAEGAHFVTGTSDAQRNAMLEQRKSARRLAVPTNDVQVRARLREYGEPMTVFAEREGDRRARLQEVMMVQGSSTLKNIPQAADEDWSEDEEEFFTEGDAALLAARRRMAAFSLARAKRRIANQRVQAKIPMQQVAAARKAVLDPLKAYASLGSQVGGERPISVVRFSPDAQLLATGSWSGNAALWSVPDASQKATYVAHEDRVTGLAWHPRATIGQSSAAVNLGTGGGDGMVNLWSLDSEQPLRRMAGHEARVARIAFHPMGDYLASASFDGTWRLWDVESGQTLMVQEGHSREVYAVDFQCDGALLVSGGLDAIGRVWDTRTGRTAMVLDGHAREILSAVFAPNGYQIATASGDDTIRIWDMRKLSSIYTIPAHRSSVSDVRFYYAGNERAPVPPSWTSRTDPMDVESDTGARDADAPLHVNTAGLYLASSGYDGLVKVWSADDWQLTTSLSGDSGKVMSVDISADGKYLASGEWARTFKLWGDL
- the RLP24 gene encoding ATPase-activating ribosome biosynthesis protein (EggNog:ENOG503P1WJ; COG:J) is translated as MRVEHCFFCSAPSYPGRGITFVRNDAKVFRFCKSKCHKNFKLKRNPRKVRWTKAFRKASGKEMTVDSTLEFEKRRNIPVRYNRELVTATISAMDRIMQIKARRERAFYRARMAKAAGGSVKTKAKEVDRLAVHRNQHLRRAMQASQDRDARVAERTKARAPRKTALVPSEGMSMGMHTD